One Phoenix dactylifera cultivar Barhee BC4 unplaced genomic scaffold, palm_55x_up_171113_PBpolish2nd_filt_p 000492F, whole genome shotgun sequence DNA window includes the following coding sequences:
- the LOC120106224 gene encoding peroxidase 11 — translation MACNLCFSKPLHLFLALVLGAFTTFLEAQDPSQLSLDYYLKTCPNAELIVRKEMECAVQADPRNGAAILRLHFHDCFVQGCDGSVLLDDTVTLIGEKQAEQNVNSLKGFDIVDKIKTRLEAECPGVVSCADLLAIAARDAVILLGGPYWDVPVGREDSKTASLEQANTDIPTPQQGLVTLISKFLAKGLSTTDMVALVGAHTIGVSRCASFRDRIYGDFELTAKFEGTSQLYLSKLKEVCPEDGGDDNTSPMDSFTPNLFDNAFFETLLKGTGLLNSDQEMYSSLLGFQTSSLVELYWADPIAFFTHFSDSMVKMGNITNPEGGEVRKSCRFVNS, via the exons ATGGCTTGCAATCTCTGCTTCTCCAAACCCCTGCATCTCTTCTTAGCTCTTGTTCTAGGGGCTTTCACTACCTTCTTGGAGGCACAGGATCCTTCCCAATTGAGTTTGGACTACTACCTGAAGACATGCCCAAATGCTGAGCTGATTGTGAGAAAAGAGATGGAGTGTGCAGTGCAAGCCGACCCCCGCAATGGCGCCGCCATCCTTCGTCTCCACTTCCATGATTGTTTTGTTCAG GGCTGCGATGGATCGGTGCTGCTGGACGACACAGTCACGCTGATAGGGGAGAAGCAAGCAGAACAGAACGTGAACTCTCTGAAAGGTTTTGACATTGTCGACAAGATTAAAACCAGACTGGAGGCTGAGTGCCCTGGCGTTGTCTCCTGCGCTGATTTGCTCGCCATAGCAGCAAGAGATGCAGTCATTCTG CTTGGAGGGCCCTACTGGGATGTACCGGTGGGCAGGGAGGATTCCAAGACTGCTAGCTTGGAACAAGCAAACACAGACATTCCAACTCCTCAGCAGGGCCTGGTCACACTCATCTCCAAGTTCCTGGCGAAAGGTCTCTCAACAACAGACATGGTGGCCCTTGTAG GTGCCCACACCATCGGCGTGTCTCGCTGTGCCAGCTTCCGGGATAGAATCTATGGAGACTTCGAGCTGACAGCAAAGTTTGAAGGAACCTCTCAACTATACCTCAGCAAGCTGAAAGAGGTTTGTCCCGAGGACGGAGGAGACGATAACACTTCTCCCATGGATAGCTTCACCCCCAACCTCTTCGACAACGCCTTCTTCGAGACCCTCCTCAAAGGAACTGGCCTTCTAAACTCCGACCAGGAGATGTATTCAAGCCTGTTAGGATTCCAAACCTCCAGCCTCGTCGAGCTGTACTGGGCGGACCCTATCGCCTTCTTCACGCATTTCTCTGATTCTATGGTGAAAATGGGTAATATCACCAACCCTGAGGGTGGAGAAGTGAGGAAGAGCTGCAGATTTGTGAACAGCTAA